Proteins encoded within one genomic window of Panicum virgatum strain AP13 chromosome 1N, P.virgatum_v5, whole genome shotgun sequence:
- the LOC120657344 gene encoding uncharacterized protein LOC120657344, giving the protein MDAAFLSLSPELRDALVKVAVFVLVQGLVYLILRSSSNVFSKDGGLRSLSLRPMRSMSIRRVLAPLSDVPVGTDEPSTSPSLSSAASRRRVSRED; this is encoded by the coding sequence ATGGACGCCGCCTTCCTCTCGCtctcgccggagctccgcgaCGCGCTCGTCAAGGTCGCCGTGTTCGTGCTCGTCCAGGGGCTGGTCTACCTCATCCTCCGCAGCTCGTCCAACGTCTTCTCCAAGGATGGCGGGCTCAGGTCCCTCAGCTTACGGCCGATGCGGTCCATGAGCATCAGGCGCGTGCTGGCGCCGCTCTCCGACGTCCCCGTCGGCACCGACGAGCCCTCGacgtcgccgtcgctgtcgtccgCGGCGTCGCGCCGCAGGGTTAGCCGTGAGGATTGA